Proteins encoded by one window of bacterium:
- a CDS encoding HlyD family efflux transporter periplasmic adaptor subunit: MKSDLLESVFNHCDDGLLTLSRDGIVLSANPMCSELLGLAPEALKGQSYSWLFFHETENQELSQLINDGLKKEITYQLKEIQYSSPQTTTLRLLVSTVLVPSAGAAAAESPLLLVFIKPVEDGNRTAPVSSGRVGQDVQQLAAQVAAMEKQNRLLWTRRTKKDLLYALLAGLVFSLILLIILTTQSRLTIFPKNTVSEEQKIIRKTVEARLDTLPRLIHVAGLLEPYSKVTLTAQTSGPIVKMNFTQGDFVEKGHILYQLDTKELAKSVRTARVAYIELLENYNQLKDWQSSLEVMQAKRSLELAKIAESNEKKKLEETKKLYEKGIIPRVEFDQANTTYKKTGYDFENAKQQLETTLEKGSPERIEVLKLKLFNAKEELDEIEARYEASVIRAPVAGMIMAPEASDGRRETIKKEGDLFKEGDLIVTIGATEAFIINTQVGELSARDIQVGQTVQVTGLSFPNLVLQGRVDWIAATATISEDETYYPVRISIPDMPAEARSKLRFGMQAEAAIRLSSLEGVVTVPIEAVSRMNGKDVVMIGKESEEPAIRAVRPGYCDGSRIVIESGLQPGEPVLVPTLR; encoded by the coding sequence ACATTGTCGCGCGACGGCATCGTTCTGTCGGCGAACCCGATGTGCAGCGAGCTATTAGGCCTGGCTCCGGAGGCGTTAAAAGGGCAGAGCTATTCCTGGTTGTTTTTCCATGAAACCGAAAATCAGGAACTGAGCCAGCTGATCAACGACGGGCTGAAAAAAGAGATCACCTATCAGCTGAAAGAAATCCAGTATTCAAGTCCGCAGACCACTACGCTGCGTCTGCTGGTTTCCACCGTGTTGGTGCCCTCCGCCGGCGCCGCTGCGGCGGAGTCGCCTCTCTTGTTAGTCTTTATCAAACCGGTCGAAGACGGCAACCGGACCGCCCCTGTATCTTCAGGCCGCGTTGGTCAAGATGTGCAGCAGCTGGCGGCCCAGGTCGCAGCGATGGAGAAGCAGAATCGGCTTCTGTGGACTCGGCGGACGAAAAAAGATCTGCTCTATGCGCTTCTCGCCGGCCTGGTCTTTTCCCTGATTCTGCTGATCATCCTCACGACGCAGAGCCGGTTGACGATTTTTCCGAAAAACACGGTCTCTGAGGAACAAAAGATCATCCGTAAGACCGTGGAAGCCCGACTCGACACATTGCCCAGGCTGATTCATGTGGCCGGACTGCTCGAGCCTTACTCCAAGGTGACTTTGACGGCGCAGACCTCCGGGCCCATTGTTAAAATGAATTTCACCCAAGGGGATTTTGTCGAAAAAGGCCATATCCTGTATCAGTTGGACACCAAAGAGTTGGCCAAAAGCGTGCGCACCGCCCGGGTCGCGTACATCGAGCTGTTGGAAAATTATAATCAGCTCAAGGACTGGCAGTCGAGTCTCGAGGTCATGCAGGCGAAACGCAGTTTGGAGCTGGCCAAGATCGCCGAAAGCAATGAAAAAAAGAAGCTGGAGGAGACCAAAAAGCTGTACGAGAAGGGGATCATTCCGCGGGTGGAATTCGATCAGGCCAACACGACCTATAAAAAAACCGGCTATGATTTCGAGAACGCCAAGCAGCAGTTGGAAACGACTCTGGAGAAGGGCAGTCCGGAGCGCATCGAGGTTCTCAAATTAAAGCTCTTCAATGCCAAGGAAGAGTTGGATGAGATCGAAGCCCGTTACGAGGCTTCGGTCATTCGTGCGCCGGTGGCCGGCATGATCATGGCTCCGGAGGCCAGCGACGGACGGCGCGAGACGATTAAAAAAGAGGGCGATCTGTTCAAGGAGGGCGACCTCATCGTCACCATCGGCGCCACCGAGGCGTTTATCATCAACACGCAGGTCGGTGAGTTGAGCGCCCGGGATATTCAGGTCGGCCAGACCGTGCAGGTCACCGGCCTGTCGTTCCCCAATCTGGTGCTGCAGGGCCGAGTCGATTGGATCGCTGCGACCGCCACCATCAGCGAAGATGAAACCTATTACCCGGTTCGCATCAGCATTCCGGACATGCCCGCTGAAGCACGTTCCAAACTACGGTTCGGCATGCAGGCGGAAGCGGCGATCCGATTGTCATCGCTGGAAGGCGTGGTGACCGTGCCCATCGAAGCGGTGTCGCGCATGAACGGCAAGGATGTGGTGATGATCGGTAAAGAGTCCGAAGAGCCGGCGATTCGTGCCGTGCGTCCCGGCTATTGCGACGGCAGCCGCATCGTCATTGAAAGCGGATTGCAGCCGGGCGAGCCGGTCCTGGTCCCGACCTTGCGCTGA